Proteins encoded by one window of Synechococcus sp. MVIR-18-1:
- the glyQ gene encoding glycine--tRNA ligase subunit alpha, with translation MHFQDIISTLNRFWGEQGCVLLQPYDTEKGAGTMSPHTVLRAIGPEPWAVAYPEPCRRPTDGRYGDNPNRAQHYFQYQVLIKPSPDGIQETYLASLAALGICAADHDIRFVEDNWESPTLGAWGVGWEVWLDGMEVTQFTYFQQCGGIDCKPVSIEITYGLERLAMYLQDVESIWDLSWNTERSYGDIWLPFEKGQCQFNFEASNPDRLKQLFAIYEAEASDLIEQNLPAPALDFVLKCSHTFNLLEARGVISVTERTATIGRIRNLARKVAEAWLAEREALGFPLLKQKAAAVAGR, from the coding sequence ATGCACTTCCAGGACATCATCAGCACGCTGAATCGCTTTTGGGGAGAGCAGGGCTGTGTGTTGTTGCAGCCCTATGACACGGAAAAGGGTGCTGGAACGATGAGCCCGCATACGGTGCTCCGGGCGATTGGACCTGAGCCGTGGGCAGTTGCCTATCCAGAACCTTGCCGGCGCCCCACCGATGGTCGTTATGGCGATAACCCCAATCGGGCACAGCATTACTTTCAATATCAGGTGCTGATCAAGCCTTCTCCCGATGGCATTCAGGAAACCTATCTCGCCTCTCTTGCTGCCCTAGGAATTTGCGCTGCGGATCACGACATTCGTTTTGTGGAGGACAACTGGGAGTCGCCAACGCTTGGTGCTTGGGGTGTGGGATGGGAGGTGTGGTTAGACGGGATGGAGGTCACCCAGTTCACCTACTTCCAGCAATGTGGTGGCATCGATTGCAAGCCCGTATCCATTGAGATCACCTACGGCTTAGAGCGCTTAGCGATGTACTTGCAGGATGTGGAAAGCATCTGGGATTTGAGCTGGAATACAGAACGCAGCTACGGAGATATTTGGCTTCCTTTTGAGAAGGGGCAGTGTCAATTTAATTTTGAAGCCTCTAATCCTGATCGTCTCAAACAGCTCTTTGCCATTTATGAGGCAGAAGCCAGTGACCTAATCGAACAAAACTTGCCAGCTCCTGCCCTCGACTTTGTTTTGAAGTGCAGCCACACCTTCAATCTCTTAGAAGCACGTGGTGTGATCTCGGTGACAGAACGCACCGCCACGATTGGACGGATTCGCAATCTGGCCCGAAAAGTAGCTGAGGCTTGGTTGGCCGAACGGGAGGCTCTCGGCTTTCCTTTGCTGAAGCAAAAAGCGGCGGCGGTTGCAGGTCGTTGA
- a CDS encoding ComEC/Rec2 family competence protein codes for MNVALWLVLLMLATQLGAALSQATQHWCVVLVGLAAAVLLICRQFSLFRWKLFVLVVVLGGLLLRSLTGQAATPTPLDPLQFVPSGSDQIPLVIEGRALADAPVRRERCQALLQVNHLSGQVLDGRTELVVDPCHQMLRKGASVRAQGQLVTPAVASHPLLPNPSKRLAARGCWTQFRTKQVELIHQDHTPLADGRRRIATRFQDLAGEHSGGLLAALVLGGAQVELSSELKEAFRVAGLSHALAASGFHLSVLLGATLALTRRVGTPLRLAAGVGAMAVFLALAGGQPSVVRAVLMGAAVLLIRERGSRAQPLGVLLSTLVLMLLVNPSWARSIGFQLSAAATAGLVLSSQPLEQWFLQRCPHPWLRLLAPAVSVPVAALLWTLPLQILHFGSVPLYSLVSNLIAAPLLAPLTLAAMILALLTLMLPTAIAAVVMPVLIWPVQQLALFLIALVRWMSTWPHAQLLTGHPQPWVVLLVVLALLPWALPSLQFWRWRAFPMLLLATLMQAGVQLSDEVMLVQQWGRQWLLARHQGRAALMSSHGDLLSCQLAQQLGHGYGHQRLDWLVVMDPVASEQIDCWTELAHTVRAEHQGQPPLLPGQRLQSPGLMLRPLHGQDRRWNLRVNGQSHRLKQSSGGALRWDHAG; via the coding sequence ATGAACGTTGCTCTTTGGCTGGTTCTATTGATGCTTGCCACGCAGCTTGGGGCGGCCTTGTCCCAGGCCACTCAACACTGGTGTGTGGTGTTGGTAGGGCTTGCTGCGGCTGTTCTGCTGATCTGCCGCCAGTTCTCATTGTTCCGATGGAAGCTGTTTGTTCTTGTTGTTGTGCTGGGTGGCTTGTTGCTGCGCTCGTTGACGGGGCAAGCGGCCACGCCCACACCACTCGATCCGCTTCAGTTTGTGCCAAGCGGTTCCGATCAGATACCGCTGGTGATTGAGGGCCGTGCTCTCGCGGATGCACCTGTTCGTAGGGAGCGCTGCCAAGCCTTGCTGCAGGTGAACCATCTTTCGGGCCAGGTTCTTGATGGCCGCACCGAGTTAGTGGTGGATCCTTGCCACCAGATGTTGCGCAAAGGCGCCTCCGTGAGGGCTCAAGGTCAGCTCGTGACTCCTGCAGTAGCAAGCCATCCTCTGCTTCCTAATCCGTCTAAGCGGCTCGCAGCTCGCGGGTGCTGGACCCAATTCCGTACCAAGCAAGTGGAGCTGATCCATCAAGATCACACGCCTCTGGCGGATGGGCGTCGTCGGATCGCTACTCGATTTCAAGATTTAGCAGGAGAGCACTCAGGTGGCCTGTTGGCGGCTTTGGTGCTTGGCGGTGCCCAAGTTGAGCTCAGCTCGGAGCTGAAAGAGGCTTTTCGTGTCGCCGGTTTATCCCATGCCTTAGCGGCGTCTGGATTTCACCTTTCCGTGTTGTTGGGAGCCACCCTTGCCCTAACGCGCAGGGTTGGTACGCCCTTGCGCTTGGCGGCTGGAGTGGGCGCGATGGCTGTTTTTCTTGCACTAGCGGGCGGTCAGCCATCAGTTGTTCGCGCGGTGTTGATGGGAGCTGCCGTTCTCTTGATCCGAGAGCGGGGCTCTCGCGCCCAACCCTTAGGCGTGCTGCTCAGCACATTGGTTTTGATGCTGTTGGTGAATCCTTCATGGGCACGATCGATTGGCTTCCAGCTCAGTGCCGCTGCGACGGCGGGTTTAGTGCTCAGTTCGCAGCCCTTAGAGCAGTGGTTCCTTCAGCGTTGTCCTCATCCTTGGCTGCGGCTTCTCGCTCCCGCCGTATCGGTGCCAGTGGCGGCGCTGCTCTGGACCCTTCCCCTGCAAATCCTGCATTTCGGTTCTGTGCCCCTGTACTCGCTAGTTAGCAACCTGATCGCTGCACCTTTGCTGGCACCGCTCACCCTTGCGGCGATGATCCTGGCGCTGCTCACATTGATGCTGCCAACGGCGATCGCTGCAGTGGTGATGCCGGTATTGATCTGGCCAGTGCAGCAGTTGGCGTTGTTCTTGATCGCGTTGGTGCGTTGGATGAGCACGTGGCCGCATGCCCAGTTGCTGACGGGACATCCGCAGCCTTGGGTGGTGCTGCTCGTCGTGCTGGCTCTGCTGCCTTGGGCCTTGCCGTCGCTGCAATTCTGGCGCTGGAGAGCTTTCCCGATGCTGCTCTTGGCCACGCTGATGCAAGCCGGTGTTCAGCTCAGCGATGAGGTGATGTTGGTGCAGCAGTGGGGGAGGCAGTGGTTGTTGGCCCGTCACCAAGGGCGTGCTGCGCTGATGAGCAGTCATGGAGATTTGCTCAGTTGCCAGTTGGCTCAGCAGCTTGGGCACGGATACGGACACCAGCGTTTGGATTGGCTGGTGGTGATGGATCCAGTAGCGAGTGAGCAGATTGATTGTTGGACGGAACTCGCTCACACCGTGCGGGCTGAGCATCAGGGGCAGCCCCCATTGCTGCCAGGTCAACGCCTCCAGAGCCCTGGCTTGATGCTTCGTCCCCTGCATGGTCAAGACCGACGTTGGAATTTGCGCGTGAATGGGCAATCCCATCGCCTCAAGCAATCAAGCGGTGGAGCTTTAAGATGGGATCACGCTGGATAA
- a CDS encoding sugar transferase, which translates to MQVSLRRASLQAGGSSLSRRATKRHLELLSAPPSVLTSVALVRKQSRLGRTLKRSGDIAFSLLALGLGSPAFLLIAALVSLSSPGPVFYVQKRVGRGYRRFGCIKFRTMRADADAVLQRVLAESPEMRAEFERDFKLRQDPRITPIGRFLRRSSLDELPQFLNVLRGEMSVVGPRPIVDKEIERYGPFMDEVLAVRPGLTGLWQVSGRNNLSYAKRVRLDLAYSRGRSFLLDLAIIMRTFGVLLLPMDRGAY; encoded by the coding sequence ATGCAAGTCAGTCTGCGTCGTGCGTCGCTTCAGGCCGGTGGATCCAGTCTGAGTCGGCGTGCGACGAAGCGGCATCTCGAGTTGTTGTCAGCGCCTCCCTCGGTGCTCACATCGGTGGCACTGGTTCGTAAGCAGAGCAGGTTGGGGCGCACGCTCAAGCGAAGTGGTGATATTGCCTTCTCGTTGCTGGCCTTGGGGCTTGGATCGCCAGCCTTTTTGTTGATCGCTGCTTTGGTGAGCCTGAGTTCGCCAGGACCTGTGTTTTACGTGCAGAAACGGGTTGGACGGGGATATCGCCGTTTTGGCTGCATCAAATTTCGCACCATGCGCGCAGATGCCGACGCTGTTCTGCAACGGGTGTTGGCTGAGTCACCGGAAATGCGAGCTGAGTTTGAGCGTGATTTCAAGCTCCGCCAAGACCCTCGCATTACTCCGATCGGGCGTTTCCTAAGACGCTCGAGCCTGGATGAGCTCCCTCAATTCTTGAATGTCCTTCGCGGTGAGATGAGCGTGGTGGGCCCACGGCCAATCGTGGATAAGGAAATTGAGCGCTATGGCCCCTTCATGGATGAGGTGTTGGCTGTGCGGCCTGGTTTAACCGGGTTGTGGCAGGTGAGTGGTCGCAACAATCTCAGTTATGCCAAGCGGGTCAGGCTTGATTTGGCCTATTCGAGAGGTCGTTCTTTCCTTCTGGATTTGGCGATTATCATGCGTACCTTTGGAGTGCTTCTGCTTCCAATGGATCGGGGTGCCTACTGA
- the cbiB gene encoding adenosylcobinamide-phosphate synthase CbiB produces MIAAAGLDLLVGDPRWSPHPVVAMGCVITGLRQWIEAWAGDRPFRLRAGGVLITLVLVLGSGATGWLLERLLLPQSPLPQPLAALLVVIALASALAARSLRDSVLAVLQALPDLPSARDRLSWIVGRDVSQLDQDDILRASAETASENAVDGLFAPLFWMLIGAGLWKAGFSQGPGPLALAWAFKASSTLDSMLGYKQGRLRWLGTAGARLDDLLTWLPCRLVLITLPLVSMRWSQWPTTVRAAAADGRPDPSPNAGLSESIFAHCADVQMGGPNRYGNTWINKPLFSSQSEKATAYGVRKLLNLGLRLEGAWLVVAAGCFFLQ; encoded by the coding sequence GTGATCGCCGCCGCAGGCCTTGACCTGCTGGTCGGCGATCCTCGTTGGTCCCCCCATCCAGTGGTGGCCATGGGTTGTGTCATCACTGGACTACGTCAATGGATCGAAGCCTGGGCAGGAGACAGGCCCTTTCGCTTGCGTGCCGGTGGTGTCTTAATCACGCTCGTTTTGGTGTTGGGAAGCGGTGCAACGGGCTGGCTGCTCGAGCGTCTGCTGTTGCCGCAGTCTCCGTTACCCCAACCGCTGGCAGCACTACTCGTTGTGATTGCCCTGGCGAGCGCCCTGGCCGCACGCAGCCTTCGCGACAGCGTGCTGGCCGTGCTTCAGGCCCTACCAGACCTGCCCTCAGCAAGGGATCGCCTGAGTTGGATTGTGGGCCGGGATGTAAGCCAATTGGATCAAGACGACATCCTCCGGGCCAGCGCAGAAACAGCCAGTGAAAATGCGGTGGATGGACTGTTTGCCCCCTTGTTTTGGATGCTGATCGGAGCAGGCCTATGGAAGGCAGGGTTTAGTCAAGGTCCAGGACCACTGGCCTTGGCATGGGCGTTCAAAGCAAGCAGCACCCTCGATTCCATGCTTGGTTACAAACAAGGTCGGCTGCGCTGGCTCGGCACTGCTGGAGCCCGGCTCGACGATCTCCTCACCTGGTTGCCCTGCAGGTTGGTGCTGATCACGCTTCCACTGGTGAGCATGCGCTGGTCCCAATGGCCAACAACAGTGCGTGCCGCCGCTGCAGACGGGAGGCCTGATCCATCGCCAAACGCAGGACTCTCCGAATCCATTTTTGCCCACTGCGCCGATGTGCAGATGGGCGGGCCCAATCGCTACGGCAACACCTGGATCAACAAACCACTGTTTTCCTCTCAATCCGAGAAGGCAACGGCTTATGGAGTGCGCAAGCTATTGAACCTTGGCCTCAGGCTGGAAGGTGCTTGGTTGGTGGTGGCAGCCGGGTGCTTCTTCCTTCAGTAG
- the ilvC gene encoding ketol-acid reductoisomerase, which yields MAQLFYDSDADLSLLSGKTVAIIGYGSQGHAHALNLKDSGVNVVVGLYDGSRSAEKAKADGLEVLSVADASAKADWIMVLLPDEFQKEVYEKEIAPHLSEGKVLSFAHGFNIRFELIKPPANVDVLMIAPKGPGHTVRWEYQNGQGVPALFAIEQDASGNARGLAMAYAKGIGGTRAGILETNFKEETETDLFGEQAVLCGGLSELVKAGFETLVEAGYQPELAYFECLHEVKLIVDLMVKGGLSSMRDSISNTAEYGDYVSGPRLITADTKAEMKRILSDIQDGTFAKNFVAECAAGKPEMNKVRARDAEHPIEKVGKGLRSMFSWLKTA from the coding sequence ATGGCTCAGCTTTTCTATGACTCAGACGCCGATCTCTCGCTTCTGAGCGGCAAGACGGTAGCCATCATCGGTTATGGATCTCAGGGTCATGCCCATGCTCTGAACCTCAAAGACAGTGGCGTCAATGTGGTTGTTGGTCTTTATGACGGCAGCCGCTCAGCCGAGAAAGCCAAAGCCGACGGCCTCGAAGTCTTGAGCGTGGCGGATGCTTCCGCTAAGGCCGACTGGATCATGGTGCTGCTACCCGATGAGTTCCAGAAAGAGGTCTACGAGAAAGAAATCGCCCCACATCTCAGTGAAGGCAAGGTTTTAAGTTTCGCGCACGGCTTCAACATTCGCTTTGAGTTGATCAAGCCACCCGCAAACGTGGATGTGTTGATGATCGCTCCGAAAGGACCCGGCCACACTGTGCGCTGGGAGTATCAGAACGGTCAGGGTGTTCCAGCCCTCTTTGCGATCGAACAGGACGCTTCAGGGAACGCTCGCGGCCTGGCTATGGCCTACGCCAAAGGCATCGGCGGCACGCGCGCGGGCATCCTCGAAACCAATTTCAAGGAAGAAACCGAAACCGACCTCTTTGGTGAACAGGCCGTTCTCTGCGGCGGTCTCTCCGAGCTGGTCAAAGCCGGCTTTGAAACCCTTGTGGAAGCCGGCTATCAGCCCGAGCTCGCCTATTTCGAGTGCCTGCACGAAGTCAAGTTGATCGTTGACTTAATGGTGAAGGGTGGTCTGTCCTCCATGCGCGACTCCATCTCCAATACGGCGGAATACGGCGACTACGTCAGTGGCCCTCGTCTGATCACCGCCGACACCAAAGCGGAGATGAAGAGGATCCTCTCGGACATCCAAGACGGAACCTTTGCCAAGAACTTCGTTGCAGAATGCGCAGCCGGCAAGCCTGAGATGAATAAAGTTCGCGCTCGTGATGCCGAGCATCCGATCGAGAAAGTTGGCAAGGGCCTGCGTTCAATGTTCAGCTGGCTCAAGACGGCCTGA
- a CDS encoding ATP-dependent Clp protease proteolytic subunit, producing MPIGTPSVPYRLPGSQMERWVDIYTRLGVERILFLGSDVNDGVANSLVAQMLYLDSEDSSKPIYLYINSPGGSVTAGLAIYDTMQYVKSDVVTICVGLAASMGAFLLTAGTKGKRLALPHSRIMIHQPLGGTAQRQASDIEIEAREILRMKEMLNRSMADMTGQSFEKIEKDTDRDYFLSAAEAKDYGLIDRVISHPNEA from the coding sequence ATGCCGATCGGTACCCCCAGCGTTCCCTACCGCCTCCCCGGCAGCCAAATGGAGCGCTGGGTCGACATCTACACCCGCCTTGGCGTTGAGAGGATTTTGTTCCTCGGCTCTGACGTGAATGACGGAGTTGCCAACAGCCTCGTCGCCCAGATGCTGTATCTCGATTCCGAAGACAGCAGCAAGCCCATCTACTTGTACATCAACTCCCCAGGTGGATCCGTAACCGCTGGTTTGGCGATTTACGACACTATGCAATACGTGAAGAGTGACGTCGTCACGATCTGCGTAGGACTGGCCGCATCGATGGGTGCGTTCCTGTTGACGGCAGGCACGAAAGGCAAGCGCTTGGCTCTTCCCCACAGCCGAATCATGATCCACCAGCCTCTCGGTGGCACGGCACAACGGCAGGCGAGCGACATCGAAATCGAAGCCAGGGAAATCCTGCGGATGAAGGAAATGCTCAACCGCTCGATGGCCGATATGACAGGTCAGAGTTTTGAAAAAATCGAGAAGGACACCGACCGGGATTATTTTTTGAGCGCAGCAGAGGCCAAGGATTACGGCTTGATCGATCGGGTGATTTCCCACCCCAACGAAGCTTGA
- a CDS encoding ATP-dependent Clp protease proteolytic subunit — translation MTTSAPYYGDSGVMRTPPPDLPSLMLKERIVYLGLPLFSDGDTKRQLGLDVTELIIAQLLFLEFDNPDKPIYFYINSTGTSWYSGESIGFETEAFAICDTLRYVKPPVHTICIGQAMGTAAVILSAGTKGQRAALPHASIVLHQPRSGARGQATDIQIRAKEVLHNKRAMLEILSTNTGRSVEELSADSDRMSYLTPQEAVSYGLIDRVLDSRKDLPAAVG, via the coding sequence ATGACCACATCAGCGCCTTATTACGGCGACTCAGGCGTGATGCGCACACCGCCGCCTGACCTTCCCTCTTTGATGCTCAAAGAGCGGATCGTGTACTTGGGCCTTCCGCTGTTTTCAGACGGAGACACCAAGCGTCAGCTCGGCCTTGACGTCACTGAGCTGATCATTGCCCAACTCCTCTTTTTGGAGTTCGACAACCCAGATAAACCGATTTATTTCTATATCAACTCAACGGGTACGAGTTGGTACTCGGGCGAGTCGATTGGCTTCGAGACAGAAGCCTTTGCCATCTGCGACACGCTTCGCTACGTGAAGCCCCCTGTGCACACGATTTGCATCGGTCAGGCGATGGGAACGGCTGCGGTCATTCTTTCCGCTGGCACCAAAGGGCAAAGAGCGGCCCTACCCCATGCCTCCATCGTGTTGCATCAGCCCCGCAGCGGCGCTCGCGGCCAGGCCACGGACATTCAGATCCGCGCCAAAGAAGTGCTGCATAACAAGCGAGCCATGCTCGAAATCCTTTCGACCAACACCGGTCGCAGCGTGGAAGAACTCTCTGCCGATTCAGACAGAATGAGTTATCTCACCCCTCAAGAAGCCGTGTCCTACGGCCTGATTGACAGGGTCCTGGACAGTCGCAAGGACCTGCCGGCTGCAGTGGGTTAA
- a CDS encoding PIN/TRAM domain-containing protein — MVEVLILVLFLISGGATGWMGVHLLPQEMLDDVTDVQRVRLGLTGVGTGIGLVAGLVFKRLRLQLMQQVRTMPTDLLISRSVGLILGLLVANLLLAPILLLPLAGGVTLLKPLAAVLSNVFFGVLGYNLAEVHGRTLLRLFNPTSTEALLVADGVLTPATPKILDTSVIIDGRIRGMLACGLLEGQAIVAQTVIDEMQQLADSTNLEKRAKGRRGLKLLRDLRDTYGRRLVINSTRYEGTGTDDRLLLLAGDTGGTLVTADFNLAQVAEVKEIKVMNLSELVIALRPEVQPGDELLLKIVREGKEESQGVGYLEDGTMVVVEEGRTLIGSRQPVVVTGALQTPTGRMVFARRDKNGHKTNRSSKNSKSKGVRTDNAEEHPSA, encoded by the coding sequence ATGGTTGAAGTTCTCATCCTGGTCCTATTTCTGATCTCCGGTGGAGCCACCGGCTGGATGGGAGTTCATCTCCTTCCACAAGAGATGCTGGACGATGTCACCGATGTCCAACGGGTGCGCCTCGGGCTCACAGGTGTTGGCACCGGCATAGGCCTCGTTGCAGGCCTTGTTTTTAAGCGGTTGCGCCTGCAACTGATGCAGCAGGTGCGCACGATGCCCACCGATTTATTGATCAGTCGGTCGGTGGGACTGATCCTTGGTTTATTGGTCGCCAACTTGTTGCTGGCGCCCATCCTGCTACTCCCCCTTGCCGGTGGCGTGACCCTGCTCAAACCCTTGGCTGCGGTGCTCAGCAATGTGTTTTTTGGGGTTCTGGGATACAACCTCGCTGAGGTTCACGGACGCACGCTCCTGCGCCTGTTCAACCCCACAAGCACGGAAGCCTTACTGGTCGCCGATGGCGTTCTCACCCCTGCGACCCCAAAGATCCTCGATACCAGCGTGATCATCGATGGGCGAATCCGCGGCATGTTGGCCTGCGGCCTACTGGAAGGTCAGGCGATCGTTGCTCAAACGGTGATCGACGAGATGCAGCAGCTGGCCGACTCCACCAACCTGGAGAAACGAGCCAAAGGGCGTCGTGGCCTCAAACTTTTGCGCGATCTCCGCGACACCTACGGACGCCGACTGGTGATCAACAGCACCCGTTACGAAGGCACGGGTACCGACGACCGTTTGCTCCTGCTCGCTGGCGATACGGGCGGCACGCTTGTGACCGCCGACTTCAACCTGGCCCAGGTCGCCGAGGTGAAGGAGATCAAAGTGATGAATCTGAGCGAATTGGTGATCGCCCTTCGCCCTGAGGTTCAGCCTGGTGATGAGCTGTTGCTCAAAATCGTGCGCGAAGGCAAAGAGGAGAGTCAGGGAGTGGGCTATCTCGAAGACGGCACGATGGTGGTAGTTGAGGAGGGCCGGACCCTGATCGGATCCCGTCAGCCCGTCGTGGTAACCGGTGCTCTGCAGACCCCAACAGGGCGCATGGTGTTTGCACGCCGAGACAAAAACGGGCACAAGACCAACCGCAGCAGCAAAAACAGCAAGAGCAAGGGTGTAAGAACCGACAACGCTGAAGAGCACCCTTCCGCTTGA
- the hemW gene encoding radical SAM family heme chaperone HemW, whose product MIASAPRSAYLHIPFCHRRCFYCDFAVVPLGDRADAFGGSGSGSIEAYLDLLSAEISLSPQGPALATVYVGGGTPSLLRPDQISGLLQQLRGRFGFQQGAEITLEMDPATFEQSDLQSLIAAGVTRVSLGGQSFDDERLAALGRRHRRQDLLEACHWLQESLQVGGLQSWSLDLIRNLPDQGDEEWEAQLEQAVAVQAPHVSIYDLSVEPGTVFAWREKRGELALPEEDAAADRIAFTSRRLRRAGYSRYEISNFARPGHASRHNRVYWSGAGWWAFGLGATSAPWGERMARPRTREAYAAWLQGQRQELDSSLVRESAGSMPLDDRLLVGLRCHEGVDLWDLARRCGWDERRCNHDLPALEARWQPFVDIGLMERLGRRWRLSDPEGMAVSNQVLVEVVEWWELLPDPVAPLASFSER is encoded by the coding sequence ATGATCGCATCTGCACCTCGCAGCGCCTATTTACACATTCCTTTTTGCCATCGGCGTTGTTTTTATTGCGATTTCGCGGTGGTGCCTCTCGGCGATCGAGCTGATGCGTTTGGTGGGTCTGGTAGTGGTTCGATCGAGGCCTATCTGGATCTACTCAGCGCAGAGATCAGCCTGTCTCCCCAAGGCCCTGCACTGGCCACTGTGTACGTGGGGGGTGGCACGCCATCGCTATTGAGGCCTGATCAAATTTCAGGGCTATTGCAGCAGCTCAGAGGCCGATTCGGGTTCCAGCAGGGTGCCGAAATCACCTTGGAAATGGACCCTGCCACGTTTGAACAGAGTGATCTTCAATCCCTGATCGCTGCGGGCGTGACCCGGGTGAGTTTGGGAGGGCAAAGTTTTGACGATGAGAGGCTTGCGGCCCTTGGGCGCCGACATCGCCGGCAGGATTTGCTGGAGGCCTGCCATTGGCTCCAAGAGTCGTTGCAGGTGGGTGGACTGCAGAGCTGGAGCTTGGATCTGATTCGAAACCTTCCAGATCAGGGGGACGAGGAGTGGGAGGCGCAGCTGGAGCAGGCCGTTGCTGTGCAAGCCCCCCACGTATCGATCTACGACCTCAGCGTGGAGCCAGGCACAGTGTTTGCTTGGCGCGAGAAGCGTGGTGAGTTGGCGCTTCCAGAGGAGGACGCTGCCGCCGACCGCATCGCCTTCACCAGCCGCAGGCTGAGGCGCGCTGGTTACAGCCGCTATGAAATCTCAAATTTCGCCAGACCAGGCCATGCCTCCAGGCATAACCGGGTGTACTGGAGTGGCGCGGGCTGGTGGGCGTTTGGGCTGGGTGCGACCAGTGCTCCCTGGGGGGAGCGGATGGCCCGTCCTCGAACCCGTGAGGCCTATGCCGCCTGGTTGCAGGGCCAAAGGCAAGAGCTCGATTCCAGCTTGGTTCGAGAGTCAGCGGGGAGCATGCCTCTGGATGATCGCTTGCTCGTAGGACTGCGCTGCCATGAAGGCGTGGACCTTTGGGATCTTGCGAGACGCTGCGGCTGGGACGAACGGCGTTGCAACCATGATTTGCCTGCCCTAGAGGCACGCTGGCAACCCTTCGTCGACATAGGCCTGATGGAACGCCTTGGCCGTCGCTGGCGCCTCAGCGATCCCGAGGGGATGGCTGTTAGCAATCAGGTGCTTGTGGAGGTGGTGGAGTGGTGGGAGTTGCTCCCTGATCCCGTTGCTCCTTTAGCCAGCTTTTCAGAGCGGTGA
- the panB gene encoding 3-methyl-2-oxobutanoate hydroxymethyltransferase, protein MRPAELIRFKQSGRAITMLTAWDGLSAALVEEAGADVVLVGDSLAMVVLGHATTLPVTLEQMLHHSQAVCRGLSKPLAQQPLVVCDLPFLSYQCGLDRAVAAAGTILKESDAAAVKLEGGEPEVVAVVDRLVRMGIPVMGHLGLTPQAVHRLGYRRQGIDPRSQDKLHRQAQALQDAGCFSLVLEHVPGELAGRMRRHLSIPVIGIGAGDDCDGQVSVTADLLGLTPSQPPFTPARMQGRELSITALKSWLKEQRDQGATPTTPPPPQAPDC, encoded by the coding sequence ATGCGCCCAGCTGAATTGATTCGCTTCAAGCAATCAGGGAGAGCGATCACAATGCTCACAGCCTGGGATGGTCTCAGTGCTGCTTTGGTTGAAGAAGCAGGCGCCGATGTGGTTTTAGTGGGTGATTCACTCGCGATGGTGGTTCTTGGCCATGCCACCACCCTTCCGGTAACACTTGAACAAATGCTTCATCACAGCCAGGCCGTATGCCGAGGGCTGAGCAAACCTCTCGCCCAGCAACCGCTGGTGGTGTGCGATCTGCCATTCCTGAGTTATCAATGCGGCCTCGATCGCGCCGTCGCCGCTGCAGGCACCATTCTCAAAGAGTCGGATGCCGCTGCCGTCAAGCTTGAGGGCGGAGAGCCCGAGGTGGTTGCCGTTGTGGATCGCCTCGTCCGCATGGGCATCCCAGTGATGGGCCACCTCGGACTCACCCCTCAGGCCGTGCACCGCCTCGGCTACCGGCGTCAAGGCATCGATCCGCGCAGCCAGGACAAACTGCACCGCCAAGCGCAAGCCCTACAGGACGCCGGTTGTTTCTCTCTTGTTTTGGAGCATGTGCCTGGCGAACTCGCTGGTCGCATGCGACGCCACTTGTCCATTCCGGTGATCGGGATCGGCGCCGGGGACGATTGCGACGGGCAGGTCAGCGTGACCGCGGACCTGCTGGGCTTAACGCCAAGCCAACCACCCTTCACCCCGGCCCGCATGCAAGGCCGTGAACTCAGCATCACCGCTCTGAAAAGCTGGCTAAAGGAGCAACGGGATCAGGGAGCAACTCCCACCACTCCACCACCTCCACAAGCACCTGATTGCTAA